In a single window of the Pseudomonas sp. B21-015 genome:
- the dnaG gene encoding DNA primase, producing the protein MAGLIPQSFIDDLLNRTDIVDVVSSRLQMKKAGKNYTACCPFHKEKTPSFSVSPDKQFYYCFGCGAGGNALGFIMDHDNLDFPQAVEELAKAAGMEIPREESGRPHKPRQPTDSPLYPLLTAAADFYRQALKSHPARKAAVDYLKGRGLTGEIARDFGLGFAPPGWDNLFKHLSSDTLQQKAMIDAGLLIENAETGKRYDRFRDRVMFPIRDSRGRIIAFGGRVLGDDKPKYLNSPETPVFHKGQELYGLYEARKNNRNLDEIIVVEGYMDVIALAQQGLRNAVATLGTATSEEHLKRLFRVVPSVLFCFDGDQAGRNAAWRALEAALPCLQDGRRARFLFLPEGEDPDTLVRSEGTDAFRARINQHAQPLADYFFQQLTEESDPRSLEGKAHMATLAAPLIDKVPGANLRILMRQRLTEITGLSGEAVSQLVHSAPQEAPPAYDPGIDYDAMPDYSDYHQPQAQEMYVPQQEWTPKKPGAGGKKWDKKPWDKNGKRGGDRDQPRAPRVPAAVEPPTLAALRTLLHHPQLAEKVEDAGHFAAEDHTNTQLLVALLEAVQKNPKLNSFQLIARWHGTEQGRLLRALAEKEWLIDGDNLEQQFFDTITSLSARQRERNLEQLLRKARQSELSTEEKNQLRDLLSRNVSASSPTSTGA; encoded by the coding sequence ATGGCCGGGCTAATTCCCCAGAGCTTCATTGACGACCTTCTGAACCGCACCGACATCGTCGACGTGGTCAGCTCGCGCCTGCAAATGAAAAAAGCCGGCAAGAACTACACCGCTTGCTGCCCGTTTCATAAAGAGAAAACCCCTTCCTTCAGCGTCAGCCCCGACAAACAGTTCTATTACTGCTTCGGCTGCGGCGCTGGCGGCAATGCCCTCGGCTTCATCATGGACCACGACAACCTGGACTTCCCCCAGGCTGTCGAAGAGCTGGCCAAAGCCGCCGGCATGGAAATTCCCCGCGAAGAAAGCGGCCGACCGCACAAGCCGCGGCAGCCCACCGATTCGCCGCTGTATCCGCTGCTCACCGCCGCTGCCGACTTTTACCGCCAGGCCCTGAAAAGCCATCCAGCGCGCAAAGCCGCTGTGGATTACTTGAAAGGTCGCGGCCTGACCGGCGAGATCGCCCGGGACTTCGGCCTCGGCTTTGCCCCGCCCGGCTGGGACAATCTGTTCAAACATCTGAGCAGCGACACCCTGCAACAAAAAGCCATGATCGATGCCGGCCTGCTGATCGAGAACGCCGAAACCGGCAAGCGTTATGACCGTTTCCGCGATCGCGTGATGTTCCCGATCCGCGACAGTCGCGGGCGCATCATTGCCTTCGGCGGCCGGGTATTGGGCGATGACAAGCCGAAATACCTGAACTCACCGGAAACCCCGGTTTTTCATAAAGGCCAGGAACTTTACGGCCTTTATGAGGCGCGCAAGAACAATCGCAACCTCGACGAAATCATCGTCGTCGAAGGCTATATGGACGTCATCGCCCTCGCCCAGCAAGGCCTGCGCAATGCCGTCGCCACCCTGGGCACCGCCACCAGCGAAGAGCACTTGAAGCGCCTGTTTCGCGTCGTGCCCAGCGTGCTGTTCTGCTTTGATGGCGACCAGGCCGGCCGAAATGCCGCCTGGCGAGCACTGGAAGCGGCCCTGCCGTGCCTGCAGGACGGGCGCCGGGCGCGCTTTCTGTTTCTGCCCGAGGGTGAAGACCCGGACACCCTGGTCCGCTCCGAGGGCACTGACGCCTTCCGCGCGCGAATCAATCAGCACGCCCAGCCGCTGGCCGATTATTTTTTCCAACAGCTGACCGAGGAATCGGACCCGCGCTCGCTTGAAGGCAAGGCCCACATGGCCACCCTCGCCGCGCCGCTCATCGACAAAGTCCCAGGAGCCAACCTGCGCATCCTGATGCGTCAGCGCCTGACCGAAATTACCGGTCTAAGCGGCGAAGCCGTGAGCCAGCTGGTGCACAGCGCGCCCCAGGAAGCGCCGCCGGCGTACGACCCGGGCATCGATTACGATGCCATGCCGGATTACAGCGACTACCATCAGCCGCAGGCACAAGAGATGTATGTGCCGCAGCAGGAATGGACGCCGAAGAAACCCGGCGCAGGCGGCAAAAAATGGGACAAGAAGCCCTGGGACAAGAATGGCAAGCGCGGCGGCGATCGCGATCAGCCTCGCGCGCCACGGGTACCGGCCGCTGTAGAGCCACCCACCCTGGCGGCCTTGCGCACGTTGCTGCATCACCCGCAACTGGCCGAAAAAGTCGAAGACGCCGGGCACTTCGCAGCCGAAGACCATACCAACACGCAACTGCTGGTCGCCCTGCTCGAAGCCGTACAGAAGAATCCCAAGCTAAACTCATTTCAGTTAATTGCGCGCTGGCACGGCACCGAACAGGGCCGACTGCTCAGAGCGCTGGCAGAAAAGGAATGGCTGATTGATGGAGATAACCTTGAACAACAGTTTTTCGACACCATTACTAGCTTGTCAGCCCGCCAACGCGAGCGAAACCTGGAACAACTTCTTCGAAAAGCGCGTCAAAGCGAATTGAGTACCGAAGAGAAAAACCAACTGCGCGACCTTTTAAGTCGCAATGTTTCCGCATCAAGCCCGACCTCAACTGGCGCGTGA
- the rpsU gene encoding 30S ribosomal protein S21 has protein sequence MPAVKVKENEPFDVALRRFKRSCEKAGVLAEVRSREFYEKPTSERKRKAAAAVKRHAKKVQREQRRAVRLY, from the coding sequence ATGCCAGCCGTCAAAGTTAAAGAGAACGAACCCTTCGACGTAGCTCTGCGTCGTTTCAAGCGCTCCTGCGAAAAAGCCGGTGTACTGGCTGAAGTTCGTAGCCGCGAATTTTACGAGAAGCCTACTTCTGAGCGTAAGCGCAAAGCAGCAGCCGCTGTTAAGCGTCACGCCAAGAAAGTACAGCGCGAACAGCGCCGCGCCGTTCGTCTGTACTAA
- a CDS encoding SpoVR family protein, whose translation MTAKEQKRQPISTGSEWTFELIQAYDREISRLAARYALDTYPNQIEVITAEQMMDAYASVGMPLGYHHWSYGKHFLSTEKSYSRGQMGLAYEIVINSDPCIAYLMEENTICMQALVVAHACYGHNSFFKGNYLFRTWTDASSIIDYLVFAKQYIMQCEERHGIDAVEDLLDSCHALMNYGVDRYKRPYPISAEEERRRQKDREEHLQKQINDLWRTIPKGADKYSDKDNARFPAEPQENILYFIEKHAPLLEPWQREIVRIVRKIAQYFYPQRQTQVMNEGWATFWHYTLMNDLYDEGLVTDGFMMEFLTSHTSVVFQPGFDSPYYNGINPYTLGFAMYRDIRRICEQPTEEDYRWFPEIAGTDWLSSIKFAMSSFKDESFILQYLSPKVIRDLKLFSILDDDQKDDLLVPAIHDEDGYRTIRETLAAQYNLGNREPNIQIYSIDRRGDRSLTLRHQQHDRKPLGDSTEEVLKHLHRLWGFDIHLETLQGDQVVKTHHVPPRSEHGEGDYGRLDLAVIHL comes from the coding sequence ATGACCGCCAAAGAGCAGAAGCGCCAACCCATTTCCACCGGCTCCGAATGGACGTTCGAGCTGATCCAGGCCTACGACCGCGAAATCAGTCGTCTCGCGGCCCGCTACGCGCTGGATACGTACCCCAACCAGATCGAAGTGATCACCGCCGAGCAGATGATGGACGCCTACGCCTCTGTCGGCATGCCCTTGGGTTATCACCATTGGTCCTACGGCAAGCACTTCCTCAGCACCGAAAAATCCTACAGCCGTGGCCAGATGGGGCTGGCCTACGAGATTGTGATCAACTCGGACCCCTGCATCGCCTATCTGATGGAAGAAAACACCATCTGCATGCAGGCCCTGGTGGTGGCACACGCCTGCTATGGCCATAACAGCTTCTTCAAGGGCAACTACCTGTTCCGCACCTGGACCGACGCCAGTTCGATCATCGATTACCTGGTGTTCGCCAAGCAGTACATCATGCAGTGCGAAGAACGCCATGGCATCGACGCGGTGGAGGACCTGCTTGACTCCTGCCATGCACTGATGAATTACGGGGTCGACCGTTACAAACGCCCTTATCCGATTTCCGCCGAAGAAGAACGCCGTCGGCAGAAAGATCGGGAAGAGCATTTGCAGAAGCAGATCAACGATTTGTGGCGGACCATTCCAAAAGGCGCGGATAAATACAGCGACAAGGACAACGCGCGCTTCCCAGCCGAACCTCAGGAAAACATTCTGTACTTCATCGAAAAACACGCCCCGCTGCTGGAGCCCTGGCAGCGCGAAATCGTGCGGATCGTGCGCAAGATCGCCCAGTATTTTTACCCACAGCGCCAGACCCAGGTAATGAACGAAGGCTGGGCCACGTTCTGGCACTACACCTTGATGAACGACTTGTATGACGAAGGCCTGGTCACCGACGGTTTCATGATGGAATTCCTGACTTCTCATACCAGCGTGGTCTTTCAACCTGGCTTCGACAGCCCCTACTACAACGGCATCAACCCCTACACCCTGGGTTTTGCCATGTATCGCGATATCCGGCGGATATGCGAACAGCCCACCGAAGAGGACTACCGCTGGTTCCCGGAAATCGCCGGCACCGACTGGCTGTCCAGCATCAAATTCGCCATGAGCAGCTTCAAGGACGAAAGCTTCATCCTGCAGTACCTGTCACCCAAGGTGATCCGCGACCTGAAGCTGTTCAGCATCCTCGATGACGATCAGAAAGACGATCTGCTGGTTCCGGCGATACACGACGAAGACGGCTATCGAACCATTCGCGAAACCCTGGCGGCGCAATACAACCTGGGCAATCGCGAACCCAACATTCAGATCTACAGCATCGATCGGCGTGGCGACCGCTCCCTGACCTTGCGTCACCAGCAGCACGACCGCAAACCACTGGGCGACTCAACCGAGGAAGTGCTCAAGCACCTGCACCGGCTCTGGGGCTTCGACATTCACCTGGAAACCCTGCAAGGGGATCAGGTGGTGAAAACCCACCATGTTCCACCCAGAAGCGAACACGGCGAGGGGGACTACGGCCGGCTAGACCTGGCGGTCATTCATCTTTGA
- the folK gene encoding 2-amino-4-hydroxy-6-hydroxymethyldihydropteridine diphosphokinase: MSLTQVYLGFGSNIERESHLQAGLDAVAAFLVDMRCSAVFESQPVGIKSGPFFNFVVSAFTDLSLMELDRRLKFIEADNGRYAPDRKGLPLDIDVLLFGDLVGNFDGLILPRAEILKNAFVLWPLSLIAPDRVHPGVGKSFATLWREAQIDQVLAPVAFEWRGQQLTPSDML, translated from the coding sequence ATGTCGCTGACTCAGGTGTATCTCGGGTTCGGTAGCAATATCGAGCGCGAATCCCATTTGCAGGCTGGCCTGGACGCCGTGGCGGCTTTCCTGGTGGATATGCGCTGCTCGGCGGTGTTCGAAAGCCAGCCGGTGGGGATCAAGAGCGGGCCGTTTTTCAATTTTGTGGTCTCTGCCTTCACCGATCTGTCGCTGATGGAGCTGGATCGACGGCTGAAATTCATCGAGGCGGATAACGGTCGTTATGCGCCCGACCGCAAAGGCTTGCCACTGGATATCGACGTGCTGCTGTTCGGCGATCTGGTGGGCAACTTCGATGGTTTGATCTTGCCGCGAGCAGAGATTCTGAAAAATGCCTTCGTACTGTGGCCGTTGTCGCTGATTGCGCCGGACAGAGTGCATCCAGGCGTAGGCAAGAGCTTTGCGACCCTGTGGCGTGAGGCGCAGATCGATCAGGTGTTGGCACCCGTGGCTTTTGAATGGCGCGGCCAGCAGTTGACCCCCTCCGATATGCTTTAA
- the plsY gene encoding glycerol-3-phosphate 1-O-acyltransferase PlsY produces the protein MFWSLAIFAYLLGSLSFAILLSRLTGNPDPRMSGSGNAGATNMLRLAGKKLAILTLLGDLCKGLLPVLIAGVAGLSLQEQAWIGVCAVIGHLFPLYFRFRGGKGVATAAGMLLGLYPPAALLAVCAWLLTFYLTRTSSLAALIATPLTLPLLAWQEPAALLPMSALTGLIVWRHRGNLRDLFAGRERHF, from the coding sequence ATGTTTTGGTCACTGGCGATCTTCGCCTACCTGCTCGGCTCGCTGTCCTTCGCCATCTTGCTCAGCCGCCTGACCGGTAACCCCGATCCGCGAATGAGTGGCTCGGGCAATGCCGGTGCCACCAACATGTTGCGCCTGGCCGGCAAGAAACTCGCCATCCTGACCTTGCTCGGCGACCTCTGCAAAGGCCTGCTGCCAGTACTGATCGCAGGCGTGGCAGGTCTTTCGTTGCAGGAACAAGCCTGGATCGGCGTCTGTGCCGTCATCGGCCACCTGTTTCCGCTGTACTTCCGCTTTCGCGGTGGCAAGGGTGTCGCCACCGCCGCCGGCATGCTGCTGGGGCTCTACCCGCCCGCCGCGCTGCTGGCGGTCTGCGCCTGGCTGCTGACGTTCTACCTGACCCGCACCAGCTCCCTCGCTGCCCTGATCGCCACCCCCCTGACCCTGCCGCTGCTGGCCTGGCAAGAACCGGCGGCACTGCTGCCCATGAGCGCGCTCACGGGGCTGATCGTCTGGCGCCATCGCGGCAATCTACGCGACCTGTTTGCCGGGCGCGAACGGCATTTTTAA
- a CDS encoding multifunctional CCA addition/repair protein, protein MQIYKVGGAVRDRLLGKPVTDIDWVVVGATTEEMLAKGFRPVGADFPVFLHPESGEEYALARTERKSGRGYGGFTFHASPEVTLEEDLIRRDLTINAMAEDDQQNLTDPYHGQRDLEARLLRHVSPAFAEDPLRVLRVARFAARYTGLGFTVAPETLELMRQLSESGELEALTAERSWKEISRALMEDQPQVFIQVLRECGALKVLMPEVDALFGVPQPEAHHPEIDTGVHTLSVLEQAALHKQPLTVRWACLLHDLGKGLTPKEEWPRHIAHEHKGLKLIKAVNERFKAPKDCQELALLVGEYHTHGHRALELKPSTLLELLQSFDVYRRPQRFEEFIAACEMDARGRKGLEQRSYPQADYLRGAATAARSIAVQPLLEKGFKGPELGEAIKRERLKALKTYKEQA, encoded by the coding sequence ATGCAGATTTATAAAGTCGGGGGGGCGGTACGCGATCGCCTGCTGGGCAAGCCTGTCACCGATATCGACTGGGTCGTGGTAGGCGCCACCACCGAAGAAATGCTCGCCAAGGGCTTTCGCCCCGTGGGTGCGGACTTCCCAGTGTTCCTTCATCCCGAAAGCGGTGAGGAATACGCCCTCGCCCGCACCGAGCGCAAAAGCGGACGCGGTTACGGCGGGTTCACCTTCCACGCCAGCCCTGAAGTCACGCTCGAAGAAGACCTGATTCGTCGCGACCTGACGATCAACGCCATGGCCGAAGACGATCAGCAAAACCTGACTGATCCCTATCATGGCCAGCGGGATCTCGAAGCTCGCCTGCTTCGTCACGTTTCCCCCGCGTTCGCCGAAGATCCACTCCGTGTTCTACGCGTTGCCCGCTTCGCCGCGCGTTATACGGGACTGGGTTTCACCGTCGCTCCCGAGACACTGGAGCTGATGCGACAACTCAGCGAGTCGGGCGAATTGGAGGCCCTGACCGCGGAGCGCAGCTGGAAAGAAATCTCCCGTGCACTGATGGAAGACCAGCCCCAGGTGTTCATCCAGGTGCTGCGCGAGTGCGGCGCACTCAAGGTGCTGATGCCAGAAGTCGATGCGTTGTTCGGCGTACCACAACCCGAAGCCCATCACCCGGAAATCGATACGGGCGTACATACCCTGAGCGTGCTGGAGCAAGCGGCGCTGCACAAACAACCGCTGACCGTACGCTGGGCGTGCCTGCTGCATGACCTGGGCAAAGGATTGACGCCCAAAGAAGAGTGGCCCCGCCATATCGCCCACGAGCACAAAGGCCTGAAGTTGATCAAAGCGGTCAACGAGCGCTTCAAGGCACCGAAAGACTGTCAGGAACTGGCGCTGCTGGTGGGCGAGTATCACACCCACGGGCATCGCGCCCTGGAGCTGAAGCCCTCGACCTTGCTGGAGTTGCTGCAAAGTTTCGACGTTTATCGTCGACCACAGCGCTTTGAAGAGTTTATTGCAGCGTGCGAGATGGACGCTCGGGGGCGCAAAGGCCTGGAACAGAGAAGTTATCCACAGGCGGATTATTTGCGCGGAGCGGCGACTGCGGCGCGAAGTATTGCCGTGCAGCCGTTGCTGGAGAAGGGATTCAAGGGACCGGAATTGGGCGAGGCGATCAAGCGCGAACGGCTCAAGGCGTTGAAGACTTACAAAGAACAAGCGTAA
- a CDS encoding YeaH/YhbH family protein yields MSYVIDRRLNGKNKSTVNRQRFLRRYRDHIKKAVEEAVSRRSITDMEHGEQISIPGRDIDEPVLHHGRGGKQTIVHPGNKEFTSGEHIARPPGGGGGRGPGKAGNSGEGMDEFVFQITQEEFLEFMFEDLELPNLVKRHLTGTDTFKTVRAGISNEGNPSRINIIRTLRSAHARRIALSGSSRAKLREVKEELARLKREEPDNFGDIQELEAEIEKLSARIHRVPFLDTFDLKYNLLIKQPNPSSKAVMFCLMDVSGSMTQATKDIAKRFFILLYLFLKRNYDKIDVVFIRHHTSAREVDEEEFFYSRETGGTIVSSALKLMQEIMAERYSSNEWNIYAAQASDGDNWNDDSPICRDILINQIMPFVQYYTYVEITPREHQALWFEYERIAEAFSDTFAQQQLVSAGDIYPVFRELFQRRLVT; encoded by the coding sequence ATGAGCTATGTGATCGACCGACGTCTCAATGGCAAGAACAAGAGCACGGTAAACCGCCAGCGGTTTCTGCGGCGCTACCGTGATCACATCAAAAAGGCCGTCGAAGAGGCGGTCAGCCGGCGTTCCATTACCGATATGGAACACGGCGAGCAGATCAGCATTCCCGGTCGCGACATTGATGAGCCGGTGCTTCACCACGGCCGTGGCGGCAAGCAGACCATCGTGCACCCGGGCAACAAGGAGTTCACCAGCGGCGAGCACATTGCCCGTCCGCCCGGAGGTGGCGGCGGCAGGGGCCCCGGCAAGGCCGGCAACTCGGGTGAAGGGATGGACGAGTTCGTCTTCCAGATCACCCAGGAGGAATTTCTCGAATTCATGTTCGAGGACCTTGAACTGCCTAACCTGGTCAAACGCCACCTGACCGGCACCGACACCTTCAAGACCGTACGCGCGGGCATCAGCAACGAGGGCAACCCGTCACGGATCAACATTATCCGCACGCTGCGTTCGGCCCATGCCCGGCGAATCGCCCTGTCCGGCAGCAGCCGGGCAAAATTGCGTGAAGTCAAAGAGGAACTGGCGCGACTTAAACGGGAAGAGCCGGATAACTTCGGCGATATTCAGGAACTCGAAGCAGAAATCGAGAAACTCAGCGCGCGCATCCACCGGGTGCCATTTCTCGACACCTTCGACCTCAAGTACAACCTGCTCATCAAGCAGCCGAACCCCAGCTCCAAAGCAGTGATGTTCTGCCTGATGGACGTGTCCGGCTCCATGACCCAGGCGACCAAGGACATCGCCAAACGCTTCTTCATCCTGCTGTACCTGTTCCTCAAGCGGAACTACGACAAAATCGACGTCGTGTTCATCCGCCACCACACCAGCGCCCGTGAAGTGGATGAGGAGGAGTTTTTCTACTCCCGGGAAACCGGCGGCACCATCGTCTCCAGCGCCCTGAAACTGATGCAGGAGATCATGGCCGAGCGTTATTCGAGCAACGAGTGGAACATCTATGCCGCCCAGGCATCCGACGGTGACAACTGGAACGACGACTCGCCGATCTGCCGCGACATCCTGATCAACCAGATCATGCCGTTCGTGCAGTACTACACTTATGTTGAGATTACTCCGCGCGAACACCAGGCCCTGTGGTTCGAGTACGAACGCATCGCCGAAGCCTTCTCTGACACGTTTGCCCAGCAGCAACTGGTTTCGGCCGGAGATATCTACCCGGTCTTCCGTGAACTCTTCCAGCGCAGGTTAGTGACATGA
- the rpoD gene encoding RNA polymerase sigma factor RpoD: MSGKAQQQSRIKELITLGREQGYLTYAEVNDHLPEDISDPEQVEDIIRMINDMGINVFEVAPDKDSLMLADADTDEAAAEEAAAALAAVETDIGRTTDPVRMYMREMGTVELLTREGEIEIAKRIEEGIREVMGAIAHFPGTVDHILSEYTRVTTEGGRLSDVLSGYIDPDDGIAPPAAEVPPPVDPKAAPAADDTDDDDAEASDDEEEAESGPDPVIAAQRFGAVADQMEITRKALKKHGRHNKAAIAELLALAELFMPIKLVPKQFEGLVERVRSALDRLRQQERAIMQLCVRDARMPRADFLRQFPGNEVDESWSDALAKGKSKYAEAIGRLQPDIIRCQQKLTALETETGLTIAEIKDINRRMSIGEAKARRAKKEMVEANLRLVISIAKKYTNRGLQFLDLIQEGNIGLMKAVDKFEYRRGYKFSTYATWWIRQAITRSIADQARTIRIPVHMIETINKLNRISRQMLQEMGREPTPEELGERMEMPEDKIRKVLKIAKEPISMETPIGDDEDSHLGDFIEDSTMQSPIDVATVESLKEATREVLSGLTAREAKVLRMRFGIDMNTDHTLEEVGKQFDVTRERIRQIEAKALRKLRHPTRSEHLRSFLDE, translated from the coding sequence ATGTCCGGAAAAGCGCAACAGCAGTCTCGTATCAAAGAGTTGATCACACTTGGTCGTGAGCAGGGCTACCTGACTTACGCGGAGGTCAACGACCACCTGCCGGAGGATATTTCAGATCCGGAACAGGTGGAAGACATCATCCGCATGATCAATGACATGGGGATCAACGTATTCGAGGTTGCGCCAGATAAGGATTCCCTTATGCTGGCCGACGCCGATACCGACGAAGCCGCGGCCGAAGAGGCAGCAGCAGCGTTGGCAGCGGTCGAGACCGACATTGGTCGCACCACCGACCCAGTGCGCATGTACATGCGTGAAATGGGTACGGTAGAGCTCCTCACACGCGAAGGCGAAATTGAAATCGCCAAGCGTATTGAAGAGGGCATCCGCGAAGTGATGGGCGCAATCGCGCACTTCCCTGGCACGGTTGACCATATTCTCTCCGAGTACACTCGCGTCACCACCGAAGGTGGCCGCCTGTCCGACGTCCTGAGCGGTTATATCGACCCGGACGACGGCATTGCGCCGCCTGCAGCCGAAGTGCCACCGCCTGTCGACCCGAAAGCCGCTCCAGCTGCCGACGACACCGACGACGATGACGCCGAAGCAAGCGATGACGAAGAAGAAGCCGAAAGCGGCCCGGATCCGGTCATCGCCGCACAGCGCTTTGGCGCTGTCGCCGACCAGATGGAAATCACCCGCAAGGCGCTGAAAAAGCACGGTCGCCACAACAAGGCAGCGATTGCCGAGCTGTTGGCCCTGGCTGAGCTGTTCATGCCGATCAAACTGGTGCCGAAGCAATTCGAAGGCCTGGTCGAGCGTGTTCGCAGTGCCCTGGATCGTCTGCGTCAACAAGAGCGCGCGATCATGCAACTGTGCGTTCGTGATGCCCGCATGCCGCGTGCCGACTTCCTGCGCCAGTTCCCGGGTAACGAAGTCGACGAAAGCTGGAGCGATGCACTGGCCAAAGGCAAAAGCAAATACGCTGAAGCCATTGGTCGCCTGCAGCCGGACATCATTCGTTGCCAGCAGAAGCTGACCGCGCTGGAAACCGAAACCGGTTTGACGATCGCCGAGATCAAGGACATCAACCGTCGCATGTCGATCGGTGAGGCCAAGGCCCGCCGCGCGAAGAAAGAGATGGTCGAAGCGAACTTGCGTCTGGTGATCTCCATCGCCAAGAAGTACACCAACCGTGGCCTGCAGTTCCTCGATCTGATCCAGGAAGGCAACATCGGTCTGATGAAAGCGGTAGACAAGTTCGAATACCGCCGCGGCTACAAGTTCTCGACTTATGCCACCTGGTGGATCCGTCAGGCGATCACTCGCTCGATCGCCGACCAGGCCCGCACCATCCGTATTCCGGTGCACATGATCGAGACGATCAACAAGCTCAACCGTATTTCCCGGCAGATGTTGCAGGAAATGGGTCGCGAACCGACCCCGGAAGAGCTGGGCGAACGCATGGAAATGCCTGAGGACAAGATCCGCAAGGTATTGAAGATCGCTAAAGAGCCGATCTCCATGGAAACCCCGATCGGTGATGACGAAGACTCCCATCTGGGTGACTTCATCGAAGACTCGACCATGCAGTCGCCAATCGATGTCGCCACTGTTGAGAGCCTTAAAGAAGCGACTCGCGAAGTCCTGTCTGGCCTCACTGCCCGTGAAGCCAAGGTTCTACGCATGCGTTTCGGTATCGACATGAATACTGACCACACCCTCGAGGAGGTTGGTAAGCAGTTCGACGTGACCCGTGAACGGATTCGTCAGATCGAAGCCAAGGCGCTGCGCAAGCTGCGCCACCCGACGAGAAGCGAGCATTTGCGCTCCTTCCTCGACGAGTGA
- the folB gene encoding dihydroneopterin aldolase: protein MDRVFIEGLEVDTVIGAYDWERGIRQCLRLDLSFAWDNRPAAAGDDLTLALDYASVSSRIQAFAEQAQFQLVETFAERLAEVLMSEFKITWMHLKLTKPGAIPAAKGVGVEIERGCR, encoded by the coding sequence TTGGACAGAGTGTTTATCGAGGGCCTGGAAGTCGACACCGTGATTGGTGCCTACGACTGGGAACGAGGCATCCGACAGTGTCTGCGACTTGATCTGAGTTTCGCCTGGGACAATCGACCGGCCGCCGCCGGTGATGACCTGACCCTGGCGCTCGACTACGCGAGCGTTTCGTCACGCATCCAGGCGTTCGCCGAGCAGGCGCAGTTCCAACTGGTCGAGACCTTTGCCGAGCGTCTGGCTGAAGTCCTGATGAGTGAATTCAAGATCACCTGGATGCACCTCAAGTTGACCAAGCCAGGTGCCATCCCGGCGGCCAAGGGCGTGGGTGTGGAGATCGAGCGCGGATGTCGCTGA
- the tsaD gene encoding tRNA (adenosine(37)-N6)-threonylcarbamoyltransferase complex transferase subunit TsaD — translation MLVLGLETSCDETGVALYDSERGLLADALFSQIDLHRAYGGVVPELASRDHVKRMLPLIRQVLAEADCVSTEIDAIAYTAGPGLVGALLVGASCAQALAFAWGIPALGVHHMEGHLLAPMLEPQPPEFPFVALLVSGGHTQLVQVDGIGQYTLLGETLDDAAGEAFDKTAKMMGLNYPGGPEIARLAAQGVDGRFVFPRPMCDRPGLAFSFSGLKTFALNTWQQCVSAGDDGEQARCDISLAFQQAVVETLTIKCKRALKQAGMKRLVIAGGVSANKALRTSLEKMLGDMKGDVFYARPEFCTDNGAMIAFAGCQRLQAGQHESLAISVQARWPMEQLSAL, via the coding sequence ATGCTAGTACTGGGATTAGAAACCTCCTGCGACGAAACCGGTGTCGCACTTTACGACAGTGAACGCGGGTTGTTGGCCGACGCGCTGTTCAGTCAGATCGACCTGCATCGCGCCTATGGCGGTGTGGTGCCGGAGCTGGCTTCGCGCGATCACGTCAAACGCATGCTGCCCTTGATCCGTCAGGTGCTGGCCGAGGCCGACTGCGTGTCGACCGAGATCGATGCCATCGCTTATACCGCAGGTCCTGGCCTGGTCGGAGCCTTGCTGGTGGGGGCCTCCTGCGCCCAGGCGCTGGCTTTTGCCTGGGGTATCCCGGCGTTGGGCGTGCACCATATGGAAGGTCACTTGCTGGCGCCGATGCTGGAGCCGCAACCACCGGAGTTCCCGTTCGTCGCTTTGTTGGTGTCGGGTGGTCATACGCAACTGGTTCAGGTCGACGGCATCGGTCAATACACGCTCTTGGGCGAGACCCTCGACGATGCCGCCGGCGAAGCTTTCGACAAGACCGCGAAAATGATGGGCCTCAATTATCCGGGCGGTCCGGAGATCGCTCGTCTGGCGGCGCAAGGCGTTGACGGGCGTTTCGTCTTCCCGCGTCCGATGTGTGATCGTCCGGGCCTGGCGTTTAGCTTCAGCGGTTTGAAAACCTTCGCCTTGAACACCTGGCAGCAATGCGTCAGCGCCGGGGACGACGGTGAGCAAGCCCGTTGCGACATCTCGCTGGCGTTCCAGCAGGCCGTGGTGGAGACTTTGACCATCAAGTGCAAGCGTGCCCTGAAACAAGCCGGCATGAAGCGCCTGGTGATCGCTGGCGGCGTCAGCGCCAACAAGGCGTTGCGCACGTCACTGGAAAAAATGCTCGGCGACATGAAGGGCGATGTGTTTTATGCCCGTCCGGAGTTCTGCACCGACAACGGCGCGATGATTGCGTTTGCCGGCTGTCAGCGCTTGCAGGCCGGTCAGCACGAAAGCTTGGCGATCAGCGTGCAGGCGCGCTGGCCGATGGAGCAGTTGTCGGCGCTGTGA